Within the Aspergillus luchuensis IFO 4308 DNA, chromosome 5, nearly complete sequence genome, the region TGTAAATGATGCCACATTGGGCAGGCTTCTCACAAACCTGCAAACGCCAGAATGCTTTTTCCAGACACTCAGTGGCCTGCTGATAGATGAGTCTCTCCTGCTCACTAAGAGGTTCTGTTGCGATTAGTTGTCTGATCGCATCTAATTGATCATCCAATCCTGGGAAGCGCAGAGACTGGACATGGTCTCTATTTGTCGGTTAGCATGCGCCAGATTACAGTATGGGGCAGGGCTTACTCGAGTGGGCCAGGGTCGGATCGAAAGTCTCTCAGAAATAACGGCGCCAGGGGGCCGTTTTCAACGTGGGACATAAATGGTTGAAGAGTCATTATTCCCCTACACAAGTTGAAAAGGCGTATTATACTTTCCAAGGGGCGGCTATCGCCCAGATCGGTCGGAGCTCCACAAGTCCATACCATGATCAGActtgagaagcagaagagtgCCTCGCAATTCTGTTTGGTTGGGTTTTGCAAGATAATGCGAAATGTTTGCAGGCCCAGCGCCATGTGGAAGTTGGAGCTGTTGAGATAGTGGCTGTATCTTTCGGGTCTGGTGTACGCCAAGTGCAGAGCCGACAGCGACAAGATGCCATGCATGAGGAACTCGTACGAATAGGCAATCTTTGGCACTTCGATCTGCCAGACATCACGGATCACCTCCCGATCAGACAGAGTCTTGGAGGCATAGATGCAATAATGGTGCATCAATTCGGGATCCTGCGCGCCCCACTCGCGGAGGAAAGCAGATGCATCGGCGACTTGATGCTGAAAGGCGGCAATGGCATCGTCGGTCCGTGATGAAACAGTCGGCGACTCGGACAATTTGCCCGACTGCGTACTGGGATACGGCTCGGGTTTGGGTGGGCGACGTTCAAACGTGCACGTCAGGTTGCGTTTCACGCAGTTGGCACATGGCTGAGCTTCATCGCACTGTCTGGATCAGCGGAAATTCCAGGCTGAGGAGCGGACAACGCACTTTGACTCGGCGAGATTTGCACTGGTCGCATCCGTTCCGGGACTTCGTATGGGCTCGTCGCGGAGGCATATCGAACGAAGTCTAGACTAGATGGACTTCCACACAATCCCGAGAGGAGTGGTGTAGACATCGGACGTTACTGCGAGGAACAGGAATTATACGACAGACGAGAGCGGAAGCGAGAACGAGAACGAGGAAAGCGTGCCGGCGATGAAGTTTTCGATCGAGTGGAGAGGCGGTGGATCCTTAGTTTCCGCCCTCACCCAAAGATAGGCTCAGACGGCCCCTAGTCTACCACAATGCAGTGTCAAAGTTCACTTGTTCCTGTTTTCCTACCTATCAACGTTATGCTGTCCAATTTCAAGAGCTGTCGAAGTATCAGCCTAGCCAGGAACACGTATTGACCCCACCAGATTTCGATCCCTAATGCCAGGCACACTAAGATTAGAATAAACTTGCTGGGGAGCACTCGGCAACCAACGAATGCTCTTCACGCAGGGAAGCGATAGCGAGAACGAGTCAGTTAGTTGAGGGCTAGTGCCTTCTCATACGTGTATACTATCCTAGGCAGATGAAAATAGTATTAGATCTAAAATGGTGGTGATCCAGTTCAACGACTTAAATTATCCTTATTTCTCAAAGATATGCCAAGTTACCCCAAATAGGCTCAGGCTGACATGAGTCGGAAAAAAGAGCTGGACGAGCAATCAATTAGTCCATCGCATAGCATCCCCGTCACAAAGGCTGTTAAAAGTTGAAACACTTCCTAGAGCACCAGTTTTTTTCATAGCCAGAGATCTGCATGCCCGATGTCTTCATCATACGAGCTTTATCGCTACACCCCGTCTTTGGCGGCAGCAATTCTCTTCACAGTTTTGTTCATCTTCATAACAGCCTACCATGCCTACCAAATGGCCCAAGCGCGAGCCTGGTATTTTACCTGCTTTGTGCTGGGCGGAATATGTTCGTGAAGACGCATTTCGAGTTACCGGTTTACGCTAACCTACCGCACAGTCCAAATCATTGGATACATTACGCGTGCATTAGCACATAGCAACACCCAAAGCGTACCCATATACGCTGTGCAAGATATCCTAATCTTACTCGCACCACCTCTCTACGCTGCGACGATCTACATGACACTTGGACGGCTGATTACTCTCCTCGACGCGGAAAGACTGAGCCTTATCCCAATCAGATGGCTTACGGCAGTCTTCGTGACCGGAGATGTATTGTCTTTTCTCCTGCAAGGAGCTGGTAAGACCTGAACCTGATATCGATGtccttattatattaatataacttCAGGCGGCGGCATCATGTCCAGCGGCAGTCTCAGCGGAATGACCACCGGCGAAAACGTAATCATGGGCGGACTAGCCGTCcagctcatcttcttcagtgtTTTTGTGATAGTTGCGACACTTTTCCACTATCGCATTCATCAAAACCCTACAGAAAAGTCAATATCTACGTGCATTGCACGCAGTGGTTGGCGCACCCCCAATTGGGAGACGACTATGGTAGGATTATATATCGCCAGTATTCTTATTTTGATACGGTCGGTTTTTCGGATGATTGAGTATGCTGGCGGGAATGATGGATATCTGATAAGCCATGAGGCTTTTAGTTATGTCTTTGATGCGATGTTGATGTTCTTTGCGATGATTGTGATTAGCGTGCTTCATCCGTCTAAAGTACTGGGTTCGGgcaaggaggggaaggtggatAAGAGGGAGAGTGTGCAGTTGCAGAGATTATATTCTAGTTG harbors:
- a CDS encoding Zn(II)2Cys6 transcription factor (COG:S;~EggNog:ENOG410Q0DU;~InterPro:IPR036864,IPR021858,IPR001138;~PFAM:PF00172;~antiSMASH:Cluster_5.13;~go_function: GO:0000981 - DNA-binding transcription factor activity, RNA polymerase II-specific [Evidence IEA];~go_function: GO:0008270 - zinc ion binding [Evidence IEA];~go_process: GO:0006355 - regulation of transcription, DNA-templated [Evidence IEA]), which translates into the protein MPPRRAHTKSRNGCDQCKSRRVKCDEAQPCANCVKRNLTCTFERRPPKPEPYPSTQSGKLSESPTVSSRTDDAIAAFQHQVADASAFLREWGAQDPELMHHYCIYASKTLSDREVIRDVWQIEVPKIAYSYEFLMHGILSLSALHLAYTRPERYSHYLNSSNFHMALGLQTFRIILQNPTKQNCEALFCFSSLIMVWTCGAPTDLGDSRPLESIIRLFNLCRGIMTLQPFMSHVENGPLAPLFLRDFRSDPGPLEDHVQSLRFPGLDDQLDAIRQLIATEPLSEQERLIYQQATECLEKAFWRLQVCEKPAQCGIIYMWPISVRDEFVGFLLDRSPIGLILLAQYCAQLYLFRGYWFVEDRAHELLSAVAAALPSRLAHWLDWPRQFCSSGTLPE
- a CDS encoding RTA1 domain-containing protein (COG:S;~EggNog:ENOG410PU7C;~InterPro:IPR007568;~PFAM:PF04479;~TransMembrane:5 (o37-59i71-91o111-134i164-182o197-217i);~antiSMASH:Cluster_5.13;~go_component: GO:0016021 - integral component of membrane [Evidence IEA]) — its product is MPTKWPKREPVQIIGYITRALAHSNTQSVPIYAVQDILILLAPPLYAATIYMTLGRLITLLDAERLSLIPIRWLTAVFVTGDVLSFLLQGAGGGIMSSGSLSGMTTGENVIMGGLAVQLIFFSVFVIVATLFHYRIHQNPTEKSISTCIARSGWRTPNWETTMVGLYIASILILIRSVFRMIEYAGGNDGYLISHEAFSYVFDAMLMFFAMIVISVLHPSKVLGSGKEGKVDKRESVQLQRLYSS